In Trichoplusia ni isolate ovarian cell line Hi5 chromosome 2, tn1, whole genome shotgun sequence, the DNA window TGTAGAGACCTTAAAATAGCTGGTTATAGAAGAATAGCAATACACCTACGATtatagacatttaaaaatatacataacgAGTGGGTACATTATAAGACTTAATATACAAAgcgaagataaataatattcggAAAGGGGATTGTAGTCATGAAGTTATAAGCAGTTCGATATAGGTCACTGCTGACATGCTCAAGAGCCCTTCATATATAGACATATAAATACAGTTTTCACATATTTCAGAGCGACATATCCATGCAACAATATTGCGACACTGATTATCTTACACCCAACATCGACTCAACACTTACATCAGACTCGAAAGACGTCAGCTTGCTGAAGAGTAAATTCCTCTTCTGATTCAGCATATCTTTAAACATTTCTGTAGTGCTCTGCGCTTCGGATGAATCCATTTCAGGATAGTTTACTACTGGTACATCTAAACAAGGAAAAATGGAATGGTAAAAATTGTGTTTAGCCAAATTTTATGTACAATTATTAACATGGTTTATTCTTTCGTAAGTTATTGTTGtcttaaaatgttttcctaCCAGTTTGCGAGCTTTTCCTTGAAGAAGGCGAGGACGAAGGTGTTTCCAGGTCCTGCCTTCCATAATGGTCCATGAGGGCTGACCCAGCCATGCCGCCATGTTCTAACCCTGCGATCTCCTTGCTCCAGTAGTGGGTGTGAGCCATCTCTGCCAGTTGAAACACAGAAGCCATCCCGCCTAGTCCAAAGTTGGAGTATGTGTGCTCGAGACCGTGGACGACAGCTTGCAGGACCTTCAGCATTCCCTTCCAGACTGGCTTGCTCACGAACTTAAGAAAAATAGATGATGATGTTAAATTTAGTaagggaaaattattttaaagatcaGCATATTAAAATGACTATTGGATTATATCTAGTCATGATGCGAATACAAGGTACGTTACCCACCACATCATCAACTTTGTCATTTGGTGTAGTCTTTCTGGTAAAGTTTCTGTTGAGTTTGCTCAGCACCATGTTCCTATAGGACTCATCCTCCATGAGCTTCTTTAGACGGTTCAACTTCAACCAACCCACACCTTCGCCCTCCAATACGTGTTGTACCAGctgtttagtaaaaaaatgctTAGTTTTTACTATATAAATTACCCATTCCAATTTCAATGTGATTATCGAAGtgtaaaacttatattttctttttttactttatccTAATTAAAAAGGAAGGTTAAGGGTAGAGTAAGCTTACGTCATTAAGGAAGGCTTGGTTTTCGGTGTTGGCGGAGGGGCGAGTGTGTGATGGCACAGGTGGCGGTTGCGGCGGTGCGTGCCTTACTAGCGGGGACCTTGCCACCAGACCTCGCGCGCCGCCTGAGAATGGCCCGAACGATGCTGACAGCGGCGTGCTGCTGCCCGTACTTGATGCTCCGCTGCCTCCAGGCCCACTGCCTCCCATACTGCGCGGACTCTCGCCACCCTTTGGTTGCTTCCCTAAACCAGTCATtatgtaatttgaaaaaatggcattgtttatttttagccgGTTTGAGATGTTTTGTATCTTTGgggaatagaatattttatgtaatcgAATAAACAAATACAAGCGTACATGTTTAAACCcaaaattgtattgtatgaaCGTTATCATTATtgagaaacaaaagaatacggTACCTTTACTACCAAAGAAGTCGCTAAACATGCTGGATGTGGATGCAGCCAGACCATTGAGATCAGAGCTGATGTTTGAGAAGAAGTCGCGATGTGTGGCCGTCAGCAAGTTGGTTGTCTGCAGCGCTGTTGAGTCGCGACGAGCAGAGGCACTTCCGTTCGAATCTTGACTTTCACCCTGTTGCAGATAAATGTGCGAAACATTTCCGCATTAGATTAAGcacattaaaaactcttttcgtatttttaaagCTCTTAATTCTTTAGACccaaatattttcctttcattttcgAGACAAACTCAACTATACTATAAAACAGTTTTGagcaaaaatgaaatatttttcacgtactccataaaatatgtattacctTCATCAACAATCCTTTTTTCGCCGCTACCTCCTTTGCACTTTTGGTGAGATCACCCAAAGTGGACTTGCCCACGTAAGTCAAGTCTTCGAAAGTGTTTTTACTGACCGCCGTGGCCGTTTTACTAGCCTCTAAGGCAGATTTTGATGCCTCGTGCATACTCTTGGAAGCCTCTTCTGCTGCTTTTTTCGCGTGAAGtgtaaactattaaaaacaaaaaattcttAGAAAGTTGGCTACGTTTAAATGATGTACACATAAGTTAGCTACATTAATGTCTAGCATGTTAGGGCACGGTACGTCAGGTGGTTTATAAAATGCGTAAATGAGATACTGGATAAGCTGATTTAAGCAGTCTCGtaagaaagtttaaataaacaacttgaTATAGGAAAGTGGGAAAACGAAGTATGCAGTGACATTATGAATCTTTAGCTTCTCATAAGTTGTCGACATCACTAAACTACATAATGAACAACACGTCAGTACTGTGTTCTATTTAGCGTCTACAATTGTTTGTGACTCCACGCAGTGATCTGTACCTGGCCGAATGGTGCAAACATTTTCTTGTCCTCTCCATCTGGCACTTTTCCTTTCTTCTTTATAGGTTTGAGTAAGTGACACATatagtgttataaataaatacacatacacAGACAACATTCAGTTATTACATATAGCATGGGATCTATTTACCTTGTCCATATGTGCGAGTAGGCCCTCCTGGCTGCTTTGTCGGGTGGTTTCCCTCACCAGTTCCTTGGCTTGTGCAGCAAATTGTTCAAGAAGTGATGACTGAGATGCTTGTCGGGACACGCCGCTACTAGTGCTCTAAATCAAAGTGTTATATTATAACTTCGGAATATGTCGGATTTTATCTATGTTAATTCAAGAaacgttataataattaaatagtcgTGGTttaatatatgttatttaattttttacggAGATTCAtcttaaaatcttttataatataagtttttttggcagaatatcaaaataacatacTTAGTTAAATTACGAGTGTGATATCGTATAAAGCGCTAAGTTTAGATGAAAATAGTAATTACCACTCGGTGTATTATGAAGAAATGGcatatattgatttttatgaaaataacacACGAGCAAGTCTCGTtggtatattttatgtatggaaCTATGCCAGCTACTTCAGCTATATAATTAGTGTACTACAGAGAAAACTAGCACGATTTTATCCACTATCTTCTAGTCCACTACTATGGTAGGGTGTGTCTAAATACTGATCCCGAGCCTGCAAATTTAATAGTGGTAATTGGATCATGATGGGCAATGTTTTACATTTGGTAAATTAGCCCAGGTGAAACATGAACTTATCAGCATTGTATCTTGTGGATTGAAGTGACGATTTTAACCTCGAGAACAGAGAAAGGTATTTGGTAATAATGGTCACATATCTGTTGATATTGGTCGTTGGAGTGTGGTGGGGTTAAGTAGCGTACTTTAGCGTGTGAGTGGTGCGGGGGCAGCGAGTGGTGCGAGGGCGTGAGCGCGCGGTCGGAGTCGCTGGTGCTGGCGCTGTCGGCCGCGCGCTGCCGGCTCACCACCGTCTTCGGAGTCGTCGTCGAGTTCGAGTCCGACTCGCGCCCGAAGCTGCCGCTGTCCGTGTCCTATATACGTGCCTAATTAGCTATGGTCAACTACTTGCTATGTTAAGCTTATATTATGCAATGCTACCTAATGCTGATCATTAGAATTTAAGTTTGACTCAAagatcagaaaaatatttagacGGAAAGATTTTCAGATTTAATGAAAAGTATGCATAACGTGCAAAAGCTCAAGGAATTGCACTTCATTACTCTAGgaagagaaagaaaaatattgttctggTCTTTGATTTGCTTATTTCCTGAATGATATTGCAGAACTTCTCGAAAACTTTGAAACTGCGCTGTTGCTACTTCTGAAAAGAATTTGCTTTCTAGTCTAGAGCCTACACTTTATGCGGTGATTTTTGTCACACGGTGATCTCTATCTATATTGTAAGCCTACCACACTATGCCAGTATGGGTGAATAAACTTACGCTTTTCTTAACGGGTGGGGCGTGAGGTGCATCGCTTGACTCTACTGCGCCGGCTTCAGGCGCTTCATCATCAGATAGGTCACTGTGATCGgaactggatgcggaaggcgacGGGGAGGTGGACTCGCGCCCTTGGTCCTTAGCTACCACTTCCTCCTCATTGCCGAATAGAAGAGACGATGGTGGGCTGTATACCTGAGGAGAAAGATATAATGTTAATACAATATTGCATGGTTTCATAATTAACGGTTTGTGATCTGGAAAGTTAAGTTAATATTGATCAAAACAGaccacattattattaatataattagctCTAAGCTTAAgtactcatttttttaatttttaattaatgtatttttctgttCTTCTTCAACCCGCTACCGCTTACTGTCCAGAATCCTAGCTGGGTAGATTGAGTAGATCGTATAAACACGAGAATATTAAAAGTATGATTACCGTTTTAGGATCCAACGATGATGAAAGAGTCATGGGCACTTGAACTACAGCACTGTAAGTCTCTCCGATAACATGTTGCTGATtgcctataaaaacaaatagaattagAAGTCAGTAAAATTTTCCTGTTATATCATATTATaagagaaaacatttttacaccaataaaaaaaatcatttgtctTACCTGGTGACAAATCTGAAGACGCCATTTCTGATACAAAATCACTTAGGGATGAGTATGAGGAACTGGTGCTCTCAGCCGCTTCAGAGTCCGATCCGCTCTCATCtgttaaaaaattacatgtaGATGAACCAGCACACAAGATCTTTGTGATCAATATTGAAAATGGTGCTGGTTAACTTTAAATGTCTGTTCGGTGTCAGACAACCTAGAATATAAGTTGTAGAACCAAACCTGTAGGTTGGTTTTCTTGACGTTGCAACTGCCGTAAAGCTCCGTTGAGGGAGCTGCCATCATCCCACACGGCGAAGCGGATTGGCTGCAACTGTTCCGCAAACCACTTGGACTTGTCGCCCACTTGGCGCGGGTCAAACACACCCGTCTGAACTCGTAGGAACGCCACGTTACATGGTGTTAACGACCACTCCGCGAGGAATTCCACTGCCTGTACAAAAAAGGCAGTTTAGAATACGAAAGACTTATTTACGCGGGGAGAAGACCGAAATCAGATAtcttattcaaaattttaattagttaatttattttattaataaaaattaaagtctaagtagctttatttatttatagctctggcttgactttgactttgaaaaaaaagacgAATAATGCGACTGAATCCACAAATCGACCTATACAGTCATTAAATACACCAAAAATGATGAAATTGACTTGGCTTACCTGTGTTCTAGCAAATTTGTTCAGGAAACTCGTAGTCCTTGGTCGCGATCGCAAGAAACTGTTAATTTGGAAGGCGACGACCGGCCGCGGGTACAGTCTCAGCGTCCTAGTGTGTTCCATGAAGTTTGCCAAGATGTTTTGTGAATTGAAAAATCGCACCTGGTAACAAAGTAAACAACTGTCTGGGACAACTTCTCAATAATATGAACGTAACTTCCTACTTTGattggtattgtttttttttaattatctcttTTTGTTTGCTACCGAAAAccataaatagaaaaaaaaacagttttctggCTTTAGTTTTcgaattaacacaaaaacaaaacaatgtctATTACGTACCATAGCTACTCTAGTAGCGACATCTACCGAGTCAACATCGTTTCCATATATAAGCGGGTTGAAGGGTTGTGGCTGTGAATGCGAGTGGTGTGGTGAAGCCAGCGAATGTCGCTGTGGGGTGTGTCCCGCGCTCGCCGCGCCGCTGCCTGAGATGGACACGCGGCGACTCTCGGGCGTACTGTGAGGGGCTGACTGGGCCCCGTCACCACCACGGTATGATGCTTGCTGGACTCTGGCAGGAGAAACATAGTGAGAAAACTATAgtgaaaataattcattataaaatgatgcaaccgttttctcacgcgtatttataaaCTAGCTATATTTGTCTagtttcgtaattttttttatttgttttgacatACAATGCTcagatttttattgattttaaggTCATTTGTTGTTAATGATAGACTTACTTAAGAGTGGCCCCTCCAACGCTGTCTCGCCTTGAAGGCATCAGAGGTGCAGCCGCCTGCTCGGCTGTAGTGCTGGTCAAACTGTTGAGTGCCTGTCAGCATAATACGTAAAGTTAAATTCAATATACCTAATAAGAAATGtgatattattcaataaataaaaatcgatagGGAATCAATAAAACTAAGTACTGTTTAACAGATGCCTGGAAAATCAGTACGCTGTCTTTTTTTAGCGATATtggaataaaaagtttattttattaaattaaaatcaaagcactttataaactaaataaatcaaagatttattaaatcaaaataattttattattctgtctacatataaagttaaatagacctaattataatattggtaaGCTTATTAGGTATTAGCTTTAGCGCAGTCACAAAACATgccgcacacacacacacacacacacacacacacacacaaacaaaacagtGAAACAGTGTTACAGTCTAGAAAATAATGATAGGATAAGAAGGTAGAGTAGACAGTAGTGGCAGCAAGAGTATGTTAAAATTTGTAGTCTGTGTAATGTAAGACGGTAACACGTGTTTCAGAcgatcaatatttataatatgtgcCTATAACAGCTTTTCTTACCCTATGTAACTAAACTATGTGCTTATGTAACATTCAGAAATGCTATAAAGTCCTTAAGATTTAACATTTTCTCCAGTAAATTACGGCTCATGCATAAAGTTTAGAGGGCACCTTTTTAAACGTAGAGTTAATTTAAGAGTTTTTACATATCCAGacctttttcaaataaaaataactcatgCAAATTTAcggaaaatattatataattaagcctggtatttttatattttgaagcaTTGTTAGGCACCACATTTGGCTTGGCCTTTTGAATGCAAGATAAGAAAAGCTGATGCATCCGTATATCTTagcatttaatacaataaatacatactaaCGCTTGCGTCGTGTGCAAGTTAGctgtaaattattatagaaaatcggctcatacataaatattataatatcaattaaatatgttgtgaataataatagtcaaagtgtgcaatgtaaaaataatatagatatttacACCACTCCCGGCACTGCCCATTAGATGCACGGCCTAGCATCAGGAAAGAAGTGAGGGTGTGTTAGTGACAATGGAAAcgtgtaaataacaaaaacctgTCGAAAAGAAACATGTCAACCCTATTTAGTCATTTTTTAAGAGTCATCTAAACATTTAGATATCCAAAACATGCTATTACTATCATTTATctattataaatctttttttttaactctacaTCCCAAAAGagactttttatatatttgtttgtgattACGTGTACTTAGAGTGTACAACAAATTAACATacaatgcataaaataaaaacaaggaaaGATTTAGTCGTCACAACAGCTTAGCGAcaccaataaatataaatgcgcTCACAAGTGCAAAGAATTAGAGAAATGTAATGTGATAAGAGAGAAGGTTTCATATAATCATGAAACTAACATTCAGATAACAAGAAATGGAGTAAAAGAATAAAGAACTTTATTTGTTACCTGTTTGAGATGATTTTTGAGTACCGAGCCTTCGGGTTCGGGGAGCGGTGGCAAGTCTTGGTCCGTTCCCGATGGGCAAATTAATTTAGTGGCATCTAGGTCCACTAACCAGATGTCATCAGGCATTCTACAAAGAAAGTTTAAAGTTCAAGAGACTTCTTTTTCTCAAGTGCATTTGCCGAATATTGATGTAATTTTCTTAAGTTCCAGTTTCAGTATCATAACATTTGTAGCATTACTGTTGCCTACTAGGAGGCCAAAGCCTACACagcttttctttttcaaatgcCTTGTTTCGAAGTTTGTCTATTTAGGATGATATTAAAGTTAGCAAACAATTAAACCAACCTGAAATTCTTCTTGTAAGTAAGGAAGGTAGCCGGTATTCCGATGAGGAAGGGTGTTGGCGCGAGCAACAGCTGTTCTGCACAATTCATACAGCTTGGGAGCAAAGGTATGGCTGGGAACATGTACTCCAGCGGGTACAGCATCGCGACCAGCGCCATCACTGACATCGACAGCGCGTTGTAGTCGCGCGACTGAACCACCACTTTGTTCTCCAAGAGAATCAGGGTCAGGACCTTCAGGCAAGTATCAACACCTGTTGGGAAGAAAgaacattaatagaaaatattaaaccaCCTGTCAGTACAATTGAATCAGTTGAGTATTACAAGTTATAATAGCCTAATGGCGAAGTGCTCTACtaattagaaaatacttttttttattaattttgatatttctcTGCGAGGTAGCGTAGACGACTGCGAATAGGAAAACAGATACTTCTGTTACGTATAAGGGGGAAGCACGTTGGTATTTTTGCCGGTAAGAAACCTCTCCGCATTCCCCAGGACGAAGAAAATCTATGGGGATTTCTCAAGCACAAAAAAGGTTTAGCAGGCAAcagcagaaaaaaaattgtaataaaaaatacttaccaaGCAGCTCCAGTGGTAAATGCAACGGAAAGTCGACGAGAGTGAATCTCGTGTGATCAGGTAGCGCAAACAAGAGTGGCGAGTGAGCCGTCGGCGACAGAACTTCTAGCTCCAGACGCGTCTTGCCCGGAACTGGTACAGGCGCCGACAAAAGACGTAGAATCCACGTCTCGATTTCTTTGACATCGTGAAGTACGATCGTCGGGGTGTTGTCATACGCTTGTCCAGTTAGCACTGACCATACCGTATCCCTGatcgaaagaggttttaatattataatctaacAATATTTGTAGCAGAAGTTTAGACGCGTGGTTAGCACAAGGACTTAGCAAAGTATACAGTAACATCAACTTACCTAAGTATTTGTCTAGACGCGCCAACACGCCTTGGACTGGAAGACTCGTTGCATGCATCAATCAACTTCTTTAGGATAAATAGGCACTCTCGGAATGTGGAGAAGAAAGGGTGATGTGATAGTAGGCATAGTGATGTTAAGGAATGGTTTCGAATTctctgcaaaaataaaaaaatatatattaaaaactactCTACGTATTTTGGGCCGTAGTGCTAAAGTGATTGGTTTAATACAATCAGTTTTGTGTTCGGATATAACTGTGGTAGAAATATACTCTTGAATGCGCGGACATAATATTCATCTTAATCATAATCCTATCCACACGTACACCTATGACATACCTGTCGTTTTCTGGTCGCCCTAGGGCTGGGCGAGTGCGAGTGTGAGCCACCGCTCTCTGAGTCAggagcgggcgcgggcgcgagGCGTGGCGCTAGCGTCGCACTGCAGTCGCGCTCCGAGTCACTCGGCGCCACGTTGCTGCTCCTATAGTCACTGGAACATTCGCTACGTCTTAGTCTTAATCCTTTATAAATTTTCTAcactttcaattttaattacactttttaCAGGTTTTATATCTGGAGCCAGAATCTTTCGTGGCGGGGGAACAACGGAGGAGAAGTACCTTGAAAAGGATAATGGCGCCAAAATAGCATTGTTAATTGTTATCAAGCATTTTGTTtgataacaacattttaattgcaCTATTATACGGCTGGAAGTCATTTCGACTTGTGTTAGTTCTATGCTCTTATTCTTTGCATTACTTGCTTTTGTGAATTGCAAATCGTTGATCTgctatgattattttttgtcaatcaATGTGCTAGGCATAGCCTGCAAAAGTTAGTAGCAGTAGTTTATGTTCACCTGGAGAATGCAGAATCGGAGCTTTTCTCCATAGACTTTCGCCAGGACTCTCGGCGTAGCATGCTGCGCTCCCGCGGGCCCGGTACCGTGGCGCGCTCCACTGCCCGGTAGAAATTGACGCAGATGCCATATCGTGTTTTACCTAAAATAACATTCTGGTGttataaaagataaacaaaatgaattgcTATGAATACAACTTTGTTAcagaaactaaaaacaaaattgtagaTAGTCTCGAACAACTTTTGGtcagataaaatattttgaattggaAGTCTAATTTAGTCTTTTAAGAAACTGATTGGTTGGCttgaataaaattgatgattttaGAAACGGCTACGCTACGCTATATTTGTATGGCTAGCATCTAcctattttattgtataatttgatGCAATAGCAGCAACAAAACTTACCGGAGTCTTTATCCGTGAGTGTGAATACGAAGGAGGTGGTGTCCCTTGAGGCGAGGTGTCCAGGAGCCCGGCGCGGGCCCACGGACACGCAGCCCTCGGGCTGGCAGAAGTACACCATGTCCAGCGGCAGCGGAAAGTCATCGTGGTTTGTCAGCGGGTAGCGCCGGAGAAGTTCAGGGGCCTAACAAACAATACACAATCAGGATTCGAATTTAAGACTACCACCAACCGTGGACGCCGAAACTCTCTTAAAcatctgcaaaaatattacatttgaaCGTGGTAGAAGGCGCTTAGGAGCCTTACAAGGAAAATACTATCGGAATCCGAGTTCCAccttatattttcaatttgtcataaaatattgatgttcTATGAAAACTTCGGAAGCTGATTATCAGGAAAATCAAGGCTCGACCCTTATTtgctattaattaatatcttaagGCCACGTCTTCATATTGTATCAAAACGCTAGGGACCACGATCCattttctgaaatataattaattttgggaGCAAAATCTTTAAGAAGGTTCCTtcgcataaaatattaaatagacgaatttaaattatacgacTTGATTTACCTGGACGGGTGCAAGTCCCTTCCCAGAAGTGTAAGGTTTTGCTCCGACGATAGTTAAATAGTCTACCAGTCGAGGGCATAAATGTTGCTTCTGAATGTCCATACTTCTTCAATATTCCAACTTAAATTCTTCGTCTTCTTATATGAGAGCACTCGCGGAcccattataatttattattatattgcttGTCATAATTATCActtcttattaatatttctgaaaaagatacattacattacaatcaaataaaatactataaaccAGCCAAAGCTCCTAGAAACGACGagataatataatatcttataaagtattttgtttgagagataatatattgtaatgtataaaatcaatttacatgGAGAATAAAACGTCACTCATATTTTGGAGATGCATGAAAAACCTCGCAAAGGATAATAAGGCTCTATTCACAGTACCTACCTAAGCATgcttacattatattaaataataaacacttgttttaaatataattggtaTGGTTACGGTTTTCTTTCGAGGTTTGTCTTGTGACTGAAACTGACTGACTTCTGAAAAGTTAAGATCACCAAATGAATACTTAAGATCACATCAAAGTTTCACTACAATCCTTAAACATTTGTATgtgaaaattgatattaaatataattgggATCATATGTATCGATcaattgctaaataaataaaatgctatttatAATTGTGTACATGAATACAGAGATTAGATGGCTTCTTATTAAAGTAGTCAATCCTACATATTCTTCCATAGATAGATAGTATATTAGATAATGTGCCTATCAAAACCTTTACAAAtcgccatctagcctcaaactgagcaaagctAAGTCAAACtaagtaatttatctaaaattatcACACAACTgataattttagataaattacaaatgatcgtgctcataaaaaaaaacgtcccCGGTGGGAATCacacaattattaataaactttatactGTATATGGAAAAAGAAGTATCAATGACATTAATTAACCGAGCGCCGTCACTTATTGATTTACGGTAGACGGTATGATAATGGTTGTAACGCTAGCCCCCTTGACCCAATTTATTGCCTTGACACGTTTCTGAGCGCGCTCCCGGATTGCGCGAGTTTCGTTTCCCCACCGCCAGCCGAACTTTTACAATCCTTATTGCCAATAAAGCAACCTCAGTAAAGAGCCttcataaagatatttattagaCGGCTTAATAAAGCGGAAAAGCTAATAAACCACGTTTAAGTgtgctatatttatttttacgtcaTTTTTAAACACTAAAGCCtacaaaaaaggaaaactttttgttattttctctCACTTATCTGCAATGAGAAGACAGAAGTGTAATATGATCACCATTGGAACTAATTTCCCCATTCGTCAAAATGCTGTGTTTTTACGTTGACATTATTTGCTCTACCTGGTAAAACGCTGGTAAAACTAAACCTTCCAAACAGTCCaattataacacaattttaCTGCGTGAATACAATGAAAAGTAACAACGGCCTTCAGTAATTACCACGAGTATCTACCTCGGCTATTTCCTAAAAATTCCATTTCAAACATGAAAAGGACATTGGATTGTCGTAACATACGAACTCAAATGTAGCGTTATCGATTACGTAGGCACGAGCTGTTGACAACCAACATTTTATTGTGTCGGAAAATAAATGGATTCGTGGAGCAGCTCACATGATTcgacaatataataaaaagcttCATGCTCAATGACACAACACCCAAtgataacaaaacttttatgGCCACTATAATGTTTATAGCTTAAAAGTGCATATATGAGTATGTGATAATCGTATAAGCGGAAAAACTTTAATGATGTCGTAAAGTCTTATGACTCAATCTAAAATCCAGGTGAAGATAGAACCCGGTGTCACGGTTGGATCTGTTATAAATGTGTTAACTTTATCAAGGACAAACACGTGAGTAGCTTTTGCGTGGGTTGATACAACCTTGAAAATTACTGCAGAAAATCTAATAGCAGCGTGAAAAGAGGTTCTTCCTAAAATAGTACTTCAGAACTACCCACGTTAAACCTGTTTACTATACAGACGTATTTAACGACACAAAATGCTTTTAGTTGCAGAATGTCACTGTTACGTAACCTTTATTGTCGTCTTTTCACAACCACTTTAGGAATAATAACCATGGATTTAATTGCTCAGGTAAACCTAGTAAAGGTTTATGTTTATTCTAAGAAAAATGTTACAGTAACTTTAGAAACTAATTACACCATAAAAAAACTAGGTTAAGAAACTTGGAAACTCGCCTCCATAAATAACTGTTTCCAAAGTATGATTGGTGACATAAGTTTGTAGAATTAAGTGGAACAGTTTGGTACCTACCCTTCTGAAGCCTTAACGAACCTGCGTAGGAGAATTAACCTCTAAAGATTACGcaaaactcttaaaataattatgtactctTGTTTATCAAagccaaaaaacatttttattaggaCCGTTATTCAGGTCACGAcacaaaattttgataaaaatatcctGCGGCATTTAGGTTTGACCTATCCGAAGTGTGTGGGTGTTGGTAAAGTTTAGCTAAACATTGTAAGCCCGTAGTTAATCAATCGTAAGCGTAGTGTTGAGGTGAACGCGCTGTAGCCTTTACTTAAACCTGTatgtactttaaattaaaatt includes these proteins:
- the LOC113508383 gene encoding MAP kinase-activating death domain protein, translated to MDIQKQHLCPRLVDYLTIVGAKPYTSGKGLAPVQAPELLRRYPLTNHDDFPLPLDMVYFCQPEGCVSVGPRRAPGHLASRDTTSFVFTLTDKDSGKTRYGICVNFYRAVERATVPGPRERSMLRRESWRKSMEKSSDSAFSSDYRSSNVAPSDSERDCSATLAPRLAPAPAPDSESGGSHSHSPSPRATRKRQRIRNHSLTSLCLLSHHPFFSTFRECLFILKKLIDACNESSSPRRVGASRQILRDTVWSVLTGQAYDNTPTIVLHDVKEIETWILRLLSAPVPVPGKTRLELEVLSPTAHSPLLFALPDHTRFTLVDFPLHLPLELLGVDTCLKVLTLILLENKVVVQSRDYNALSMSVMALVAMLYPLEYMFPAIPLLPSCMNCAEQLLLAPTPFLIGIPATFLTYKKNFRMPDDIWLVDLDATKLICPSGTDQDLPPLPEPEGSVLKNHLKQAVHLMGSAGSGALNSLTSTTAEQAAAPLMPSRRDSVGGATLKVQQASYRGGDGAQSAPHSTPESRRVSISGSGAASAGHTPQRHSLASPHHSHSQPQPFNPLIYGNDVDSVDVATRVAMVRFFNSQNILANFMEHTRTLRLYPRPVVAFQINSFLRSRPRTTSFLNKFARTQAVEFLAEWSLTPCNVAFLRVQTGVFDPRQVGDKSKWFAEQLQPIRFAVWDDGSSLNGALRQLQRQENQPTDESGSDSEAAESTSSSYSSLSDFVSEMASSDLSPGNQQHVIGETYSAVVQVPMTLSSSLDPKTVYSPPSSLLFGNEEEVVAKDQGRESTSPSPSASSSDHSDLSDDEAPEAGAVESSDAPHAPPVKKSDTDSGSFGRESDSNSTTTPKTVVSRQRAADSASTSDSDRALTPSHHSLPPHHSHAKSTSSGVSRQASQSSLLEQFAAQAKELVRETTRQSSQEGLLAHMDKFTLHAKKAAEEASKSMHEASKSALEASKTATAVSKNTFEDLTYVGKSTLGDLTKSAKEVAAKKGLLMKGESQDSNGSASARRDSTALQTTNLLTATHRDFFSNISSDLNGLAASTSSMFSDFFGSKGKQPKGGESPRSMGGSGPGGSGASSTGSSTPLSASFGPFSGGARGLVARSPLVRHAPPQPPPVPSHTRPSANTENQAFLNDLVQHVLEGEGVGWLKLNRLKKLMEDESYRNMVLSKLNRNFTRKTTPNDKVDDVFVSKPVWKGMLKVLQAVVHGLEHTYSNFGLGGMASVFQLAEMAHTHYWSKEIAGLEHGGMAGSALMDHYGRQDLETPSSSPSSRKSSQTDVPVVNYPEMDSSEAQSTTEMFKDMLNQKRNLLFSKLTSFESDAPPSSDCSADESGSITTNRANIYDHRASFKSNLSDTDVMFLNVGRGGAGAAGKPRAASVFSSKSSLSGYRPPVGVPVTSPITSPDTTRTYLYQGLIGKERTNLWDQMQFWEDAFLDAVSQERDMIGMDQGANEMMERYKCLSETERKRLEHEEDRLLSTALYNLTAAMVLFGVEADIVRNKVRRLLAKSHIGLVYSQEVNHLLDVVHTLHGNDIELKPLGSRLLRRASFTVHEGDAAGELRFMEVRDDGLILRSTQGTIVERWWYERLVNMTYSPKIRVLCLWRKNGGQTQLHKYYTKKCKALYYCIKEAMEKSGRRQDAAELGGEFPIQDCATGEGGLIQVCMEGVGLLFHHSKDFEFFVRLDHIRKCFTQNGGIFVLEEFNPKTRQIIQRKYKSVMADKVVLNLHRFFSLWLSRYFVDTSGHELDYTLYVS